The following proteins are co-located in the Flectobacillus major DSM 103 genome:
- a CDS encoding DUF2911 domain-containing protein produces the protein MKKVFLAILVATSLSVSAQVRLPQPSSAASVTQTVGTTDFSIKYSRPNVKGREIFGALLPYDKIWRTGANAATQITLSNDITVNGQKLPAGTYSIFSIPTQGEWTLIFNKDIAASEQSYSQEKDAARVKVVATTTPKVESFSIDFSDITDSTANLNFAWADKKVVAKIGVETSKMIEASIAKASTDNANAMNNAASYLLGKGKLEQALKLANSSVSSIETFRNVWTKAQILAKLGNFVEAVPLAQKALELGKADTGGGFAFTKDAIEKGLAEWTTKLPAITPLKKKK, from the coding sequence ATGAAAAAAGTCTTCTTAGCTATTTTGGTAGCTACATCGCTTTCAGTATCGGCTCAGGTACGTTTGCCACAGCCTAGTTCGGCTGCTTCGGTTACACAAACAGTAGGTACAACCGACTTCTCGATTAAATATTCTCGTCCAAATGTAAAAGGCCGTGAAATATTCGGGGCTTTATTACCTTACGACAAAATTTGGCGTACAGGAGCAAATGCTGCTACCCAAATTACTTTGTCAAACGACATCACTGTAAACGGTCAGAAATTGCCGGCGGGCACTTATTCTATCTTTTCGATTCCTACCCAAGGCGAATGGACATTGATTTTCAATAAAGATATTGCTGCTTCCGAGCAGTCGTATAGCCAAGAAAAGGATGCTGCTCGTGTAAAGGTTGTTGCTACGACAACACCAAAGGTAGAATCATTCTCTATAGATTTTTCGGATATTACCGACAGTACAGCGAATTTGAATTTTGCATGGGCCGATAAAAAAGTAGTAGCCAAAATTGGAGTAGAAACTTCTAAGATGATCGAAGCCTCTATTGCAAAAGCAAGTACCGACAACGCCAATGCTATGAACAATGCGGCTTCGTATTTGTTGGGAAAAGGCAAATTAGAACAAGCTTTGAAATTGGCTAATTCATCAGTAAGTAGTATCGAAACATTCCGTAATGTATGGACAAAAGCTCAGATTTTAGCAAAACTAGGCAATTTTGTAGAAGCAGTTCCTTTGGCTCAAAAAGCTTTAGAATTGGGAAAAGCTGATACTGGCGGAGGTTTTGCTTTTACCAAAGATGCTATCGAAAAAGGTTTAGCCGAATGGACTACCAAATTACCAGCAATCACTCCTTTGAAAAAGAAGAAGTAA
- a CDS encoding TonB-dependent receptor domain-containing protein, producing the protein MKPLKAFSTILLCLMGTYSFAQNLTGTVYFRKDSTVAPACRIILNEGKPSTITDEKGFFSFKKLPKGTYQVLTTLANFQSVKQQVKIDNQNIQLVIYLDSLSETLGEVVVREKQSDFGFTRMRAVEGLGIYEGKKSEVIIPDQLVANLATNNARQVYSRVAGLNIWENDGAGLQLSIGGRGLDPNRSSNFNVRQNGYDISADALGYPESYYTPAIEAVGRIQIVRGAASLQYGTQFGGLINFVMKKPVTDKKLELVARQSVGSFGFYNAFTSASGTINKLSYYTFFQYKRADGWRANSDFNSYNFYSDIDYRLSEKSTIGIDITHMSYLAHQPGGLTDAMFNENPRQTNRERNWFKVNWNLWALHFDHKFNTSNEFNLRVFGLSAYRNSLGFRPNRVASIDDNSERDLITGDFENWGTEARYLKRYFIGKKQAVFLVGSRYYHGFNHSIQGLGSRGKDADFSFINNEEGIANDYRFPNRNASVFAENIFYINDKLSITPGVRYEYIHTEANGFYGSILFDLAGNIISSSRTNETRTNARQFVLGGIGVSYKPTSHLDIYGNISQNYRSITFSDMRIANPSSVIDPNMKDERGYSIDLGVRTQETTLYNFDISAFYLNYDNRIGEVQFYDESNRVLRRRGNIGQAVIMGIESYAEGDFIKLLNQRNTALSGVLFANIALIHSSYKASQIAGIVGNQVEFVPNVNLKTGMRWGYNNFKASLQYTYLSDQFSEATNAREGGVSAVVGLIPAYYVMDASLSYQFSKFRIEGNINNLTNNMYFTRRATGYPGPGILPSDGRSFYLTLQVKI; encoded by the coding sequence ATGAAACCATTAAAGGCTTTTAGTACCATTTTGCTTTGCTTGATGGGTACTTACTCGTTTGCTCAAAACCTTACAGGTACTGTTTATTTTAGAAAGGATAGCACGGTAGCTCCTGCTTGTAGGATTATTCTTAACGAAGGAAAACCTAGTACAATAACCGACGAAAAAGGCTTTTTTAGCTTTAAAAAGCTCCCAAAAGGTACTTATCAGGTACTTACAACTTTGGCAAATTTTCAGTCGGTGAAACAACAAGTAAAAATTGATAATCAAAATATCCAACTTGTTATTTACCTAGACTCGCTTAGCGAAACCCTTGGCGAGGTTGTAGTACGTGAAAAACAAAGCGATTTTGGTTTTACTCGTATGCGTGCTGTAGAAGGTTTGGGTATTTATGAAGGTAAAAAATCGGAAGTAATTATTCCAGACCAATTGGTGGCTAATTTGGCAACCAACAACGCCCGACAGGTATATTCGAGGGTGGCGGGTTTGAATATTTGGGAAAACGATGGTGCAGGGCTTCAACTCAGTATTGGTGGCCGTGGACTCGACCCCAACAGAAGCTCCAATTTTAATGTTCGTCAAAATGGATACGACATCAGTGCCGATGCCCTCGGATACCCCGAAAGCTATTATACGCCTGCTATCGAGGCCGTTGGTAGGATTCAGATTGTGCGTGGTGCTGCTTCGTTACAATATGGTACTCAGTTTGGGGGGCTTATCAATTTTGTCATGAAAAAACCTGTTACCGATAAAAAACTAGAATTGGTAGCTCGACAAAGTGTAGGCTCTTTTGGGTTTTATAATGCTTTTACAAGTGCTAGCGGCACTATAAACAAGCTTAGCTATTATACTTTTTTTCAGTACAAACGAGCCGACGGCTGGCGTGCCAACTCTGATTTTAATAGTTATAATTTCTATTCAGATATTGATTATCGCCTTTCCGAAAAATCAACCATTGGTATTGATATTACCCACATGAGTTATTTGGCTCATCAGCCTGGAGGGCTTACCGATGCCATGTTCAACGAAAACCCTCGCCAAACCAACCGTGAACGAAACTGGTTTAAGGTAAATTGGAATTTGTGGGCTTTGCATTTTGACCATAAGTTCAACACTAGCAATGAATTTAATTTACGAGTATTTGGCCTTTCGGCATACCGAAACTCATTAGGGTTTCGCCCCAACCGTGTTGCTAGTATCGACGACAATAGCGAAAGAGACCTCATTACGGGTGATTTTGAGAACTGGGGAACAGAAGCTCGGTATCTAAAAAGGTATTTTATTGGCAAAAAGCAAGCTGTTTTCTTGGTAGGAAGTCGCTATTATCATGGCTTCAACCATAGTATTCAAGGCTTAGGAAGCCGTGGTAAGGACGCTGATTTTAGTTTTATCAACAACGAAGAGGGTATTGCCAACGATTATCGTTTCCCGAATAGAAATGCTTCGGTATTTGCCGAGAATATTTTTTATATCAACGATAAGCTTTCTATTACGCCTGGGGTTCGTTACGAATATATCCATACCGAAGCCAATGGTTTTTATGGGTCTATTTTATTTGATTTGGCTGGTAATATTATCAGTTCGAGCCGTACCAACGAAACCCGCACCAATGCTCGTCAGTTTGTATTGGGTGGTATTGGCGTAAGTTACAAGCCGACATCACACCTCGATATTTATGGAAATATTTCGCAAAATTATCGTTCTATTACCTTTAGTGATATGCGTATTGCCAACCCGTCGTCGGTTATTGACCCCAATATGAAAGACGAAAGGGGCTATTCCATTGACCTTGGCGTACGAACCCAAGAAACAACTCTGTACAATTTTGACATTAGTGCTTTCTATTTGAATTATGATAACCGTATTGGGGAAGTCCAATTTTATGATGAAAGTAACCGCGTGTTGCGTCGGCGTGGAAACATTGGCCAAGCCGTTATTATGGGCATTGAGTCGTATGCGGAAGGAGATTTCATTAAGTTGCTCAATCAACGCAATACGGCACTCAGTGGCGTATTATTTGCAAATATTGCCCTTATTCATTCATCTTACAAAGCTAGTCAGATTGCGGGAATTGTGGGAAATCAGGTAGAGTTTGTACCCAATGTCAACTTAAAAACGGGTATGCGTTGGGGCTATAATAACTTCAAAGCATCGTTACAATATACCTATCTTTCCGACCAGTTTTCAGAGGCTACCAATGCTCGTGAAGGAGGCGTTTCGGCTGTAGTGGGGCTAATCCCTGCATATTACGTTATGGATGCTAGCCTTTCTTACCAATTTAGTAAGTTTAGAATAGAAGGTAATATCAATAACCTAACTAATAATATGTATTTTACTCGTCGGGCTACGGGGTATCCTGGGCCGGGTATTTTACCATCCGACGGACGTAGCTTTTATTTGACCCTACAAGTAAAAATATAA
- a CDS encoding NUDIX hydrolase gives MHRNQLLELLESYTPFDHTEAKFHQEIKTFVEAQPACFERTLQTGHITGSAWIVDSTRQYTLLTHHHKLDKWFQTGGHCDGDPDVLAVALKEAEEETGLQNLKVISSQIFDIDIHLIPERKNEPAHYHYDVRFLIEADKNEAFTITSESKDLAWVLLDDVESLNNSDSIIRMVKKTNP, from the coding sequence ATGCACAGAAATCAACTTTTAGAACTACTAGAAAGTTATACACCCTTCGACCACACAGAAGCGAAGTTTCATCAAGAAATCAAAACCTTTGTAGAAGCACAACCTGCTTGCTTTGAAAGAACCCTCCAGACTGGACACATAACTGGCTCGGCTTGGATTGTGGACAGTACCCGACAATATACCCTACTGACACACCACCATAAACTCGACAAATGGTTTCAGACTGGCGGCCACTGCGATGGCGACCCCGATGTACTAGCCGTAGCCTTGAAAGAAGCCGAAGAGGAAACTGGCTTGCAAAACTTGAAAGTTATTAGTTCACAGATTTTTGATATAGATATTCATTTAATACCAGAAAGAAAAAACGAACCCGCTCATTATCACTACGATGTACGTTTCTTGATTGAAGCCGACAAAAACGAAGCTTTTACCATAACTTCGGAGTCAAAAGATTTAGCATGGGTATTGCTGGATGACGTAGAGTCTCTCAATAATAGCGATTCGATTATACGAATGGTCAAAAAAACAAATCCTTAA
- a CDS encoding DUF4856 domain-containing protein, with protein MFNFKLKTQFFLAATALVTFTSCDKSDDELPDLRTKIDYAKLTATTPYKSLFIDAKGDTTVDLTSGNNRYKQFQALNYYLGAAVRDTKTLDATLMKNMYANSRSPFTDITSLSITGATLNTSGVQLRSVTATSKASAEAEATRTRIEGLFTEMASASNAVSATASKGVAGKLGTYLVNAQGIEVAQIIQKSLIGAAQIDYICNNLLDKGLDADNKTLVSGKKYSQLEHNWDEAYGFLTLNPVYLAGSTDATRGTSESFLGSYIWEYNKASYAKIYPAFLKGRAAIVNNDKTELKTQATFIRTEAEKAIAAAAVGYLAKWKTSTTDAARVHAIGEGLGFIYSLRYCAINGGDAKFSDDILNNLINSSNGFWDLTNDKINAAADAITAKFKL; from the coding sequence ATGTTTAATTTCAAGCTAAAAACTCAATTTTTTCTTGCCGCTACAGCCTTAGTAACATTTACGTCTTGTGATAAGAGCGATGACGAGCTACCAGACTTACGCACGAAAATTGATTATGCCAAATTAACGGCTACAACGCCTTACAAAAGCCTCTTTATAGATGCCAAAGGCGATACTACTGTTGACCTCACTTCAGGAAATAACCGCTACAAACAATTCCAAGCATTGAACTACTATTTGGGAGCTGCCGTTAGAGATACCAAGACATTGGATGCTACTTTGATGAAAAATATGTATGCTAATTCGAGGAGTCCTTTCACCGATATTACATCTTTAAGTATTACAGGAGCAACCCTTAATACTTCGGGCGTTCAGCTTCGTAGTGTTACTGCTACAAGCAAAGCTTCGGCCGAAGCAGAGGCTACTCGCACTAGAATAGAAGGTCTTTTTACCGAAATGGCCTCGGCTAGTAATGCCGTTTCGGCTACTGCGTCGAAAGGAGTGGCTGGCAAATTAGGTACATATTTGGTAAACGCCCAAGGTATCGAGGTGGCTCAGATTATTCAAAAATCGCTTATTGGTGCTGCTCAAATCGACTATATCTGTAACAATCTGTTAGACAAAGGCTTGGATGCTGATAACAAAACATTGGTTTCAGGCAAAAAATATTCTCAATTAGAACACAACTGGGACGAAGCATACGGTTTTCTAACACTCAACCCTGTGTATTTGGCAGGCTCTACAGATGCTACACGTGGTACATCCGAATCATTCCTTGGCTCGTATATATGGGAGTACAACAAAGCTAGCTATGCTAAAATATATCCAGCTTTTTTGAAAGGACGTGCTGCAATTGTTAATAACGACAAAACTGAGCTAAAAACTCAAGCTACTTTTATCAGAACAGAAGCTGAAAAAGCTATTGCGGCAGCAGCCGTTGGCTATTTGGCAAAATGGAAAACCAGTACTACCGATGCCGCTCGTGTACACGCTATTGGCGAAGGGCTTGGCTTCATTTACTCACTCCGTTACTGTGCTATTAATGGTGGTGATGCTAAGTTTTCAGACGACATCTTGAACAACCTTATCAATTCAAGTAATGGCTTTTGGGACTTAACAAACGATAAAATCAATGCAGCGGCTGATGCTATCACAGCCAAATTCAAGCTGTAG
- a CDS encoding imelysin family protein gives MKAFQLKKSYFLCLITGLLWACSGSNGTDPTPTNPVDQGKDRTALLTNLADNIIIPSYANFKVKFDQMKSKSDAFTAKPSLTTLSELRTAWTEAYIEWQKVELFDFGPAEKQTLRNFYNIYPASETGIASNIADPSANLEVPASYAQQGFPALDYLINGVGSNDTAILAYYTTATDAAKRLAYINRLTARMETLLGKVISDWNGAYRETFITKTGLDIGSSTSLMVNGFVLHYERYIRSGKFGIPSGAMMNGVVAAEKVEAFYKKDISQTLAKTAHQAYVDFFNGKSVKTSAEGASFKTYLNALGAKDSSTGKSLADLINAQFEVNKAKIDALKPNLYEEVKTNNQAMKDVYTEMQKAVRMLKVDMTSAMSITITYTDNDGD, from the coding sequence ATGAAAGCTTTTCAGTTGAAAAAATCGTATTTTTTGTGTTTAATCACAGGGTTATTGTGGGCTTGTAGTGGCTCAAATGGTACAGACCCTACTCCTACCAATCCTGTAGACCAAGGCAAAGACAGAACTGCTTTGCTTACCAACCTTGCCGACAATATTATTATTCCTTCGTATGCCAACTTTAAGGTAAAATTTGACCAAATGAAAAGTAAGTCGGATGCTTTTACGGCCAAACCAAGCCTTACAACCCTTAGCGAGCTAAGAACAGCATGGACAGAGGCCTATATTGAATGGCAAAAAGTAGAGTTATTTGATTTTGGCCCTGCCGAAAAACAAACCCTACGTAATTTTTATAATATTTACCCTGCTAGCGAAACGGGTATTGCTAGCAATATTGCCGACCCAAGTGCCAATTTAGAAGTACCTGCATCGTATGCACAACAGGGCTTTCCTGCACTCGACTACCTAATTAATGGTGTTGGTAGCAACGATACCGCTATCTTGGCTTATTATACTACAGCTACCGATGCCGCTAAACGATTGGCTTATATTAATCGCCTTACTGCCCGAATGGAAACTCTTTTGGGAAAAGTAATAAGCGACTGGAATGGTGCTTATCGTGAAACATTCATTACTAAAACTGGCTTAGATATTGGCTCGTCTACTTCGTTGATGGTAAATGGCTTTGTCTTGCATTATGAACGTTACATTCGTTCGGGCAAATTTGGTATTCCTTCGGGTGCTATGATGAATGGTGTAGTGGCTGCCGAAAAAGTAGAGGCTTTTTATAAAAAAGATATTTCTCAGACTTTGGCCAAAACGGCTCATCAAGCATACGTAGACTTTTTTAATGGCAAATCGGTTAAAACAAGTGCAGAAGGTGCTTCTTTCAAAACGTATTTGAATGCTTTAGGAGCTAAAGATAGTAGTACTGGCAAATCGCTTGCCGATTTAATCAATGCTCAGTTTGAGGTAAATAAAGCAAAAATTGATGCTTTGAAGCCCAACCTTTACGAGGAGGTAAAAACCAACAATCAAGCCATGAAAGATGTTTATACCGAAATGCAGAAAGCCGTAAGAATGCTAAAGGTAGATATGACTTCGGCAATGAGTATTACCATTACTTATACAGACAACGACGGTGATTAA
- a CDS encoding aldose 1-epimerase family protein, whose protein sequence is MLTIQNEHIKASINPKGAELVSLFHIGNQTEYMWEGNPEFWGKYSPVLFPIVGSLKNNTYFYQNQPYQLSRHGFARDKTFVVEQHDEQGVTLLLTHDDTTLAVFPFAFEFRLRYELVKNTLQVSYLVNNPADSTLWFSVGGHPAFRIPLTPDTQYQDYYLQFNQQEDFPRWPLSAEGLILTVPNPFLTNTNRLDLTKELFYEDAIVFKNYQSDSVVLKSDKTTHQLQFDFPNFPFLGIWAAKNANFVCIEPWCGIADHVDHNQDITQKEGIIALNPAETFERTWSVRIS, encoded by the coding sequence ATGTTGACAATTCAAAACGAACACATCAAAGCCAGTATCAATCCTAAAGGTGCTGAATTGGTAAGCCTTTTTCACATCGGAAACCAAACTGAATATATGTGGGAGGGCAATCCCGAGTTTTGGGGCAAATATTCACCTGTACTTTTCCCAATTGTTGGTAGCCTCAAAAACAATACTTATTTCTACCAAAATCAGCCCTACCAATTGAGTCGTCATGGTTTTGCACGTGATAAAACATTTGTAGTTGAACAACATGATGAACAAGGTGTTACACTTTTATTGACCCACGATGATACAACATTGGCAGTTTTTCCTTTTGCCTTCGAGTTTCGGTTGCGTTATGAATTAGTAAAAAATACACTCCAAGTAAGTTATTTGGTCAATAATCCTGCCGATAGCACTCTCTGGTTTTCGGTAGGTGGACACCCCGCTTTTCGGATTCCACTTACGCCCGATACCCAATACCAAGACTATTATTTACAGTTTAATCAACAGGAAGATTTCCCTCGCTGGCCTTTGTCGGCCGAAGGTCTGATTTTGACAGTTCCAAATCCATTTTTGACCAATACCAACCGCTTGGATTTGACAAAGGAGCTATTTTATGAAGATGCTATCGTTTTCAAAAACTATCAATCTGATAGCGTCGTTTTGAAGTCTGACAAAACCACTCATCAACTACAATTTGATTTTCCTAATTTTCCATTCTTAGGTATTTGGGCGGCTAAAAATGCCAATTTTGTTTGTATTGAACCATGGTGCGGTATTGCCGACCACGTTGACCACAACCAAGATATTACCCAAAAAGAGGGTATTATTGCCCTAAATCCAGCCGAAACCTTTGAGCGGACTTGGTCGGTAAGGATTTCTTAA
- a CDS encoding bifunctional metallophosphatase/5'-nucleotidase yields the protein MKKLVLYLLVIQAVFFACKSGQSVGTQKSNTVDITFLHLNDVYEISPLEGGKMGGMARVATIRQELLAKNPNTLTILAGDFLNPSLIGTFKHEGKSIKGKQMVEVMNAMGMDWVGLGNHEFDVDEAELQDRINLSKFNWLASNALHNNKGNLEPFAKNGVPFPKTTILTFKNQQGNEVKMGMFSILLPSNKKDFVVYDDFFESAQKAYESLRTQCDFVVAITHINKADDAKLAAMLPDIKLLMGGHDHDNMIETIGKVTIAKADANAKTVYIHHISYDTKTKKVSVSSELKKVDNQIADEPTVAAVVKKWEEILDAGIKKMGLNKNDIVTETTVPLDGRESSIRNFQTNLGTAIAKGMSQVSSQPNDCAIFNGGSVRIDDQLLGKITQLDIMRVLPFGGKIVEVQMKGRLLEQVLITGLKNKGNGGYLQWDKITYNEAKNEWNINGKLLDINQEYYVVMPKFLIEGKETNLGFLTDKNPDVLKITEPDSNNQNDVRSDIRKVLIAYLKGTK from the coding sequence ATGAAAAAACTAGTGCTGTATTTGCTTGTGATTCAAGCCGTATTTTTTGCTTGTAAAAGTGGGCAATCTGTTGGTACTCAAAAAAGTAATACTGTTGATATTACTTTTTTGCACCTCAACGATGTTTATGAAATTTCGCCTTTGGAAGGTGGCAAAATGGGCGGTATGGCTCGTGTTGCTACTATCAGACAGGAGTTATTGGCCAAAAACCCCAATACTCTAACTATTTTGGCGGGCGATTTTCTTAACCCTTCTTTGATTGGTACGTTCAAACACGAAGGTAAAAGTATTAAAGGGAAGCAAATGGTTGAGGTTATGAATGCTATGGGAATGGACTGGGTTGGCCTTGGCAATCATGAGTTTGATGTTGATGAAGCCGAACTTCAAGACCGTATTAATTTATCAAAATTCAACTGGCTAGCATCCAATGCCCTTCATAATAACAAAGGAAATCTTGAGCCTTTTGCCAAAAATGGCGTTCCTTTTCCTAAAACTACAATTTTGACTTTCAAAAATCAACAAGGAAACGAAGTGAAAATGGGAATGTTTTCTATTTTGCTTCCTTCCAACAAAAAGGATTTTGTGGTGTACGACGATTTCTTTGAATCAGCCCAAAAAGCCTATGAATCTCTTCGAACTCAGTGCGATTTTGTGGTTGCTATTACGCATATCAACAAAGCTGATGATGCCAAACTGGCGGCTATGCTTCCTGATATAAAATTACTAATGGGCGGCCACGACCACGATAATATGATTGAAACCATTGGTAAAGTAACTATTGCCAAAGCCGATGCCAATGCCAAAACAGTATATATCCATCATATTAGCTACGATACAAAAACAAAAAAAGTAAGTGTTTCGAGCGAGTTAAAAAAAGTAGATAACCAAATAGCCGACGAACCTACGGTAGCTGCTGTGGTAAAAAAATGGGAAGAAATTTTGGATGCAGGTATCAAAAAAATGGGTTTGAACAAAAACGATATAGTAACCGAAACAACAGTGCCATTAGACGGCCGTGAAAGTAGTATTCGGAATTTTCAAACCAATTTAGGTACAGCTATTGCCAAAGGGATGTCGCAGGTATCGAGCCAACCCAACGACTGTGCTATCTTTAATGGTGGTTCGGTAAGGATTGATGACCAATTACTTGGCAAAATCACCCAGTTGGACATTATGCGTGTGTTGCCTTTTGGAGGTAAAATTGTGGAAGTACAAATGAAAGGTCGCTTACTTGAACAAGTGCTTATTACGGGCTTGAAAAACAAAGGTAATGGTGGTTATTTGCAATGGGACAAAATCACCTATAACGAGGCCAAAAATGAATGGAATATCAACGGAAAATTATTGGATATTAATCAGGAATACTATGTTGTAATGCCTAAATTTTTGATAGAAGGAAAGGAAACTAACCTAGGCTTTTTGACCGACAAAAATCCTGATGTTTTGAAAATAACTGAACCCGACAGCAATAACCAAAATGATGTAAGAAGCGATATTAGAAAGGTTTTGATTGCCTACCTGAAAGGTACAAAATAA
- a CDS encoding HTTM domain-containing protein, with protein sequence MQKYFQKTSSAAPLAVFRICFGLMMLGSILRFWGKGWIEQLYIQPRYFFPFYGFEFIKPLGQYTYLLFIVCGISALLVALGWFYRIAIVGLFLSFTYIELIDKATYLNHYYFVSLVCFILIFLPAHLYFSIDSYHNRKLLVSAIPQWNIDVLKLMMGILYFYAGLAKINSDWLVHALPLRIWLPARNDMPIIGFLFNYSWIPFVFSWFGCLYDLCIPFLLWYSRTRPLAYGAVVVFHVLTALLFPIGVFPHIMMVAALIFFSASFHQKIIDTINIWAKFPTDFIKPSTRPYAAPQYVKGLFTVFFVFQLLFPFRYMLYPDELFWTEEGYRFSWRVMLMEKAGYAQFTVKDQHGKQMIVNNNLFLTTLQEKMMSTQPDMILQYAHILRDYYANHGFTSPEIYIDSYVALNGRMGKPLISPTTNLAKEHDSFHHKSWILPLNETIKGF encoded by the coding sequence ATACAAAAATATTTCCAGAAAACTAGCTCAGCCGCTCCCTTAGCCGTATTTAGGATATGCTTTGGACTGATGATGCTAGGAAGTATTTTACGTTTCTGGGGCAAAGGCTGGATAGAGCAACTCTATATCCAGCCTCGCTATTTTTTCCCTTTTTATGGCTTTGAGTTTATCAAACCTTTAGGGCAATATACCTATCTATTATTTATTGTATGCGGTATTTCGGCTTTGTTGGTAGCTTTGGGATGGTTTTATCGAATTGCTATTGTTGGCTTATTCTTGAGCTTCACGTATATCGAACTGATTGATAAAGCTACGTATCTCAATCATTATTATTTTGTTAGCTTGGTTTGTTTTATCTTGATTTTTCTGCCAGCTCATTTGTATTTTTCGATAGATTCCTACCATAACCGTAAACTATTAGTATCGGCTATTCCTCAGTGGAATATCGACGTACTAAAACTCATGATGGGTATTCTGTATTTTTATGCAGGACTCGCCAAAATAAATAGCGACTGGCTTGTACATGCCCTACCCCTACGGATATGGCTTCCTGCTCGCAACGATATGCCAATTATTGGGTTTCTGTTCAATTACTCGTGGATTCCGTTTGTATTTAGTTGGTTTGGCTGTTTGTACGACCTCTGTATTCCATTTTTGCTGTGGTATTCACGTACACGTCCTTTGGCCTATGGGGCAGTAGTGGTATTTCATGTCTTAACGGCACTGCTATTTCCAATTGGTGTTTTCCCACATATCATGATGGTAGCCGCACTGATTTTTTTCTCGGCCAGTTTTCACCAAAAAATCATTGACACCATTAATATTTGGGCTAAGTTTCCTACCGATTTTATCAAGCCAAGCACTCGGCCGTATGCTGCTCCACAATATGTAAAGGGGTTATTTACGGTATTTTTTGTATTTCAATTGCTCTTTCCTTTTCGGTATATGCTGTATCCCGACGAGCTATTTTGGACAGAAGAAGGATACCGCTTTTCGTGGCGAGTAATGTTGATGGAAAAAGCAGGTTATGCCCAATTCACGGTAAAAGACCAACACGGCAAACAAATGATTGTCAACAACAATCTGTTTTTAACAACTTTACAAGAAAAAATGATGTCGACTCAGCCCGACATGATTTTGCAGTATGCTCATATTTTGCGAGACTATTATGCCAACCATGGCTTTACTTCGCCCGAAATATACATAGATTCATACGTTGCCCTTAATGGCCGTATGGGAAAACCTCTCATTAGCCCAACTACCAATTTGGCTAAAGAACATGACTCTTTTCATCATAAATCTTGGATTTTACCACTCAATGAAACCATTAAAGGCTTTTAG
- a CDS encoding peptidylprolyl isomerase, translated as MSRYWLLIYCIVVLSACKKDMRMFGADVKQTLLEYGQQNPENTIEVSTRVGNFTIRLYQETPLHRANFIRLVKAGYYNDFYFYRNIYATGIQGGAEWMDRLDYDIPTEVDTNRFKHKRGAVAMAQYDPSMNPNNDTSASEFYIITNAEEARKYDGIYTVVGEVIQGMDVVDKIKDARAFNEKPADPVKFSMKVVP; from the coding sequence ATGTCCAGATATTGGTTGCTGATATATTGTATCGTTGTGCTAAGTGCTTGTAAAAAAGATATGCGGATGTTTGGGGCTGATGTCAAGCAAACTTTGTTAGAATATGGACAACAAAATCCTGAAAATACTATCGAAGTAAGTACTCGGGTAGGTAACTTTACCATTAGGTTATACCAAGAAACACCCTTGCATCGTGCCAATTTTATTCGTTTGGTAAAAGCAGGCTATTATAACGATTTTTATTTTTATCGAAATATTTATGCAACGGGTATTCAGGGAGGAGCCGAATGGATGGATCGACTCGACTATGATATTCCTACCGAAGTAGATACCAATCGCTTTAAGCACAAGCGAGGGGCTGTAGCAATGGCTCAGTACGACCCCAGTATGAATCCCAACAATGATACCTCAGCCAGTGAGTTTTATATTATTACCAATGCCGAGGAGGCTCGTAAATACGATGGTATTTATACCGTAGTGGGCGAAGTAATACAAGGAATGGACGTAGTCGACAAAATCAAAGATGCTCGTGCATTTAACGAGAAACCTGCCGACCCCGTCAAGTTTTCGATGAAGGTAGTGCCATAA